GTCGCGGACGACCAGCATCTGGTGCGGGCCGGGTTCCGCATGGTGCTGTCGGCCGAGTCCGACATGGAGGTGGTGGCCGAGGCCGCCGACGGGGCCTCGGCCCTGTCGCTGGCCCGCGAGACCCAGCCGGACGTGTGCCTCGTGGACATCCGGATGCCTCCGCCCGATGGCCTGGAGGTCACCCGCCGACTGGCCGGCGGCGGTCGGCCCGGAGCCCCGAAGGTGGTCGTGGTCACCACCTTCGACCTCGATGAGTATGTGTACACGGCGCTGTCGAACGGCGCGTCCGGCTTCCTCCTGAAGGACGCCGGTCCGGCGCTGCTGACCGAGGCCGTGCGGGCGGCCGTGCGCGGGGACGCGATGGTCGCCCCGCAGATCACCCTCCGGCTGCTCCAGCACTTCACCAAGAGCCGGCGGCGCGCCGCACATGAGCCGGCCGAGCCGCTGACCGACCGCGAGGAGGAGGTCATCCAGGGCATTGCCCGCGGACTGACCAACCCGGAGATCGCCGCCGAGCTGTACATCGCACCCAGCACGGTCAAGACGCATCTGGGCTCGGTCCAGGCGAAGCTGGGCCTGCGCAACAGGGTCGAGATCGCGGCCTGGGCCTTCCGCACGGGGCGCGCGGAGTAGCGGTCCCGCGGGCGCCGAGTGGTGATTCCGCGGGCGTTCCGAGTGGTGGTTCCGCGGGGGTGCCGAGTGGTGGTTCCGCGGCGATCTCCCCCGATCGGGGGATGCGGCTCCGGATGGTCGGGGGATCCGCGCGGGGGTGGCCGGGCGGGAGGCTCATGGGTGTCGCCATCAGCGGCGACGCCCTCCGCCACGAGGGCCGTCCACCGAGCGCTCACCGAGGACCGGCATGCACGCACACCAGCCCCCTTCCGCCCCGGAGTCCTACGCGGCCCACGCCACCGACCTGACGAAGGTGTACGGCACGGGGGACACCCGTGTGGTGGCCCTCGACGCGGTCACGGTCGGCTTCGGCAAGGGGCGGTTCACCGCGATCATGGGGCCGTCCGGGTCGGGGAAGTCCACCCTGATGCACTGCATGGCCGGTCTCGACTCGCCGTCCTTCGGCTCGGTCCGCCTCGGTGACACGGAGATCGCCTCCCTGAACGACCGTCAGCTCACCCGGCTGCGCCGCGACCGCGTCGGTTTCGTCTTCCAGGCGTTCAACCTGCTGCCGACCCTGAGCGCCCTGGAGAACATCACCCTCCCCATGGACATCGCGGGCCGCAAACCGGAGCGGGCCTGGCTGGAGAGCATCATCCAGACCGTCGGCCTGGCCGACCGGCTCGGCCACCGGCCC
This genomic interval from Streptomyces asiaticus contains the following:
- a CDS encoding response regulator, with protein sequence MTIRILVADDQHLVRAGFRMVLSAESDMEVVAEAADGASALSLARETQPDVCLVDIRMPPPDGLEVTRRLAGGGRPGAPKVVVVTTFDLDEYVYTALSNGASGFLLKDAGPALLTEAVRAAVRGDAMVAPQITLRLLQHFTKSRRRAAHEPAEPLTDREEEVIQGIARGLTNPEIAAELYIAPSTVKTHLGSVQAKLGLRNRVEIAAWAFRTGRAE
- a CDS encoding ABC transporter ATP-binding protein encodes the protein MHAHQPPSAPESYAAHATDLTKVYGTGDTRVVALDAVTVGFGKGRFTAIMGPSGSGKSTLMHCMAGLDSPSFGSVRLGDTEIASLNDRQLTRLRRDRVGFVFQAFNLLPTLSALENITLPMDIAGRKPERAWLESIIQTVGLADRLGHRPAQLSGGQQQRVAVARALAGRPDIVFADEPTGNLDSRSGAEVLEFLRGSASALGQTVVMVTHDPVAASYADRVVFLADGRIVDELHAPTAEAVLERMGRLTPAHA